AAAAGTTTGTTGAAGAAATTAGGTTATGAGACCAATACCTTCTTTGGCCAGGGCGAGACTTTGGAGAACCTGAAAAATTCCGGAAAAGCCAGCCTGAATATCGTCGTTTCGGATGCGTACGGAATCGAAGCAGCCAAAGTATTTGAAGAAGTGCACGGCGTCCCCTATATTACGGTTCCTTTGCCGATCGGGGATCACGGGACTTCGCGGTTCCTTCGTACCGTAGGTAAAGCTCTCGGCGTCGATGATATCAAGGTCGAGAAATTGATCCAGGAAGAAAGAAAAGCTTATTATCCTTACCTAGAGCGTCTGGCGGATGTTTACAATGATCTCGATTTCCAGAGATACGCCACCGTGGTCGGCGATCCCAATTATACGCAGGCCGTGACGCGGTTCCTCTCAGACGATCTGGGCTGGCTGCCTGAACTGATTGTGGTCACCGATATTCTGGGCGAAGAGCAGAAGGAACGGGTCCTGGCATCATTCGGTGAATATGAATCCGGGCTTCGTCCGGAAATTGTGTTCGATGAGGATGCCTCAAGTGTCGGAGGCTATATCAACCGCCACTGGCCGCAGAATCAAGGTCAAAAATATTACAAAGGCTTCGCCCCGGGAGTCATTATCGGAAGCGTTATGGAACGCGATACGGCGGAACAGTTCAAGGTGCCGCTGCTGCCGGTCACTTATCCCATCTCCAACCGGGTGGTGCTGAACCGGGCATATGCCGGTTATTCCGGCGGGCTTACTCTTGCCGAGGACATTCTCAGTCTGGTTGTAGCTCATCGTTAATGAAACTCATCATTGTTCGTATAAAACAAGGAGGCTTGTTCAATGGATTACATTAAACATAAAGTACCACCGGTGCGTGAAGACCGCTTGATGGCTTGCCAGGCCTACGGAGGAACCTGCGGAGATCTGTCCACAGAATCAAAGAAAGGCTGTCTCTACGCCAGCAAGCGCACCTTCTCTCAAACCCAGGGCTGCCAGCTTAATCTCAGTCTGGGTATGATCAGCTCGATGCGCGACGCGGTTATGGTGATTCACAGCCCGATCGGCTGCGGAGGCAACCTGATCCAGAACGCCGGGATTAATAAAGTATTTCAGAAGCTGCGCCAGGAATCGGCGGTCGGCCTGCGGTGGATTAACACCAACCTTAGCGAGGTGGATGTGATCAGCGGAGGCGAAGCCAAGCTGCGGCAGGCCGTACTCAAAGCCGAGCGTGAATTTAGGCCAAGCGCTATTCTTGTTTTTAACAGCTGTGTTCCTGCCTTGATTGGCGACGATATTGACGGGATACTGGATGATTTGCAAAAGCAGGTATCGGCCAAGATCGTACCGATCCACTGCGAAGGCTTCAAGACCAAAATTCAGGCAACCGCCTATGACTCCGTTTATCACGGTCTGATCCGCAATTTAGTGGGCGAGGACAATACCGCGACACCTGCGGTCATCCGTACACCGGAGGAAGAGATCGAACATCAGGCCAAAATCAGCAAAACGGTCAATTTGCTCAATGTTGGTTCTATGAGCCGTATCGATGAGGAAGAACTGGTGCGATTGCTCAAGGCGCTTGATCTCAACGTTCGGATTTTGCCCTCGTATTCGCACCCCGATGACTTTACCTATGCGCATGAAGCGGCTCTCAATGTCAGTATCTGCGCAACGCATGACGATTATTTTGTAGAGCATTTCAAGCAAATGTACGGTATACCTTATGTGCTGCGGACCATTCCGATCGGCATCGCCAATACCAACAAATGGCTGCGCGATATCGCTTCCTTCTTCGGGATCGAGGAGCAGACCGAGAAGCTGATTGCAGCCGAGACGGCGGAGCTGAAACAGGCGATTGAACCGTTTAAAGCCCAATTCAAAGGGAAGACCGCGTTTCTCACCGGCGGCGAGGTGCGGATTCTGACTACTGCGGAGCTGCTGCATAATCTCGGATTTGAGATCCTGGGCTTGCGGGGCTATCACTTCGACAAATACGGCGAGATTCTCCTGGATGAATATTTGGAGGATGTTCCTAATTCGGAAAAAGCGATCTTTAATATCGGTTCGGGCCAAGTGTTCGAACAGGCCAATTTGCTCAGCAAAATCACTCCCGACTTATTCGTTGGTCATATCGGCGTTAACGGCTCAGCAGCCAAGCAGGGATATCCGATCTTCCCGT
This region of Paenibacillus sp. URB8-2 genomic DNA includes:
- a CDS encoding nitrogenase component 1, with the translated sequence MDYIKHKVPPVREDRLMACQAYGGTCGDLSTESKKGCLYASKRTFSQTQGCQLNLSLGMISSMRDAVMVIHSPIGCGGNLIQNAGINKVFQKLRQESAVGLRWINTNLSEVDVISGGEAKLRQAVLKAEREFRPSAILVFNSCVPALIGDDIDGILDDLQKQVSAKIVPIHCEGFKTKIQATAYDSVYHGLIRNLVGEDNTATPAVIRTPEEEIEHQAKISKTVNLLNVGSMSRIDEEELVRLLKALDLNVRILPSYSHPDDFTYAHEAALNVSICATHDDYFVEHFKQMYGIPYVLRTIPIGIANTNKWLRDIASFFGIEEQTEKLIAAETAELKQAIEPFKAQFKGKTAFLTGGEVRILTTAELLHNLGFEILGLRGYHFDKYGEILLDEYLEDVPNSEKAIFNIGSGQVFEQANLLSKITPDLFVGHIGVNGSAAKQGYPIFPLFGQSDDYLGYKGVFEVATRVSRILKNASFNKNLGKNTRLPYRDSWYEQDPFTYIDDSASVAARIG
- a CDS encoding nitrogenase component 1, which encodes MSKVIERPRYVCALGGAIGTIQSLPRAIPILHSSSGCGGNLAGALSGASGYNGGNYCGGQALPSSNVSERDIVFGGEGRLQEQIENTLKVMDGDLYFVVTGCMVEMIGDNVHAVTKRFKGEKLPVLAAETVSFKGNSYYGYELVLETLFRDFVEPAPVKDAGTVNLWGVVPMQDVFWKGNLGVLKSLLKKLGYETNTFFGQGETLENLKNSGKASLNIVVSDAYGIEAAKVFEEVHGVPYITVPLPIGDHGTSRFLRTVGKALGVDDIKVEKLIQEERKAYYPYLERLADVYNDLDFQRYATVVGDPNYTQAVTRFLSDDLGWLPELIVVTDILGEEQKERVLASFGEYESGLRPEIVFDEDASSVGGYINRHWPQNQGQKYYKGFAPGVIIGSVMERDTAEQFKVPLLPVTYPISNRVVLNRAYAGYSGGLTLAEDILSLVVAHR